In Serratia marcescens subsp. marcescens ATCC 13880, a single genomic region encodes these proteins:
- the astD gene encoding succinylglutamate-semialdehyde dehydrogenase: protein MSHPALLINGVWRQGRGAEFGKADPVGNQPLWRANAADADDVAAACEAARAAFPAWARMPFEQREQLVKRFAALLEEHKQLLAETISRETGKPRWETLTEIQAMIGKVGISLQAYQTRTGFSQTAMADGASVLRHRPHGVLAVFGPYNFPGHLPNGHIVPALLAGNCVVFKPSELTPLTAEETLKLWLRAGLPDGVINLVQGGRETGEALAASADIDGLLFTGSAGTGYHLHRQLAGQPEKILALEMGGNNALIVDGFEDRDAAVNLAIQSAFISAGQRCTCSRRILVKQGAEGDAFIARLVQVAGELRVGRWDAEPQPFMGGVVSAAAAENMLKAQQRLLALGGKSLLSMRLLEPGSSLLSPGIVDLTGVAGVPDEEYFGPLTTIVRYRDFDEALQLANRTRYGLSVGLVSPQRELFERLLLEARAGIVNWNKPLTGASSAAPFGGVGASGNHRPSAFYAADYCAWPMASLESESLSLPATLSPGLSFR, encoded by the coding sequence ATGTCCCATCCTGCTCTGTTGATTAACGGCGTCTGGCGGCAGGGCCGCGGCGCCGAGTTCGGCAAGGCCGATCCGGTCGGCAACCAGCCGCTGTGGCGCGCTAACGCCGCCGACGCCGACGACGTCGCCGCCGCCTGCGAAGCCGCGCGCGCCGCGTTCCCCGCTTGGGCGCGCATGCCGTTCGAGCAGCGCGAACAGCTGGTGAAACGCTTCGCCGCCTTGCTGGAAGAACACAAGCAGTTGCTGGCGGAAACCATCAGCCGCGAGACAGGCAAGCCGCGTTGGGAAACGCTGACTGAAATTCAGGCGATGATCGGCAAAGTGGGCATTTCGCTGCAGGCCTATCAGACGCGCACCGGTTTTAGCCAGACGGCGATGGCCGACGGCGCTTCGGTGCTGCGCCACCGTCCGCACGGCGTGCTCGCGGTGTTTGGGCCTTACAATTTCCCCGGCCATCTGCCGAACGGCCATATCGTGCCGGCGCTGTTGGCCGGTAACTGCGTGGTATTCAAACCGAGCGAGCTGACGCCGTTGACCGCCGAGGAGACCCTGAAACTGTGGCTGCGGGCCGGTCTGCCGGACGGGGTGATCAATCTGGTGCAAGGCGGCCGCGAAACCGGCGAAGCGTTGGCGGCCAGTGCGGATATCGACGGTTTGCTGTTCACCGGCAGCGCCGGCACCGGCTATCACCTGCATCGCCAATTGGCGGGGCAGCCGGAGAAGATCCTGGCGCTGGAGATGGGCGGCAACAATGCGCTGATCGTCGACGGCTTCGAGGATCGGGACGCGGCGGTCAACCTGGCTATCCAATCGGCGTTTATCTCCGCCGGCCAACGCTGTACCTGTTCACGCCGCATTCTGGTGAAGCAGGGGGCGGAAGGCGACGCCTTTATCGCGCGTTTGGTTCAGGTGGCGGGCGAGCTGCGCGTCGGCCGTTGGGATGCCGAACCGCAGCCGTTCATGGGCGGCGTCGTGTCGGCAGCCGCGGCGGAGAACATGCTGAAAGCGCAGCAGCGCTTGCTGGCGCTGGGCGGCAAATCGCTGCTGAGCATGCGTTTGCTGGAGCCGGGCAGTTCGCTGCTCAGCCCGGGCATCGTCGATCTGACCGGCGTGGCCGGCGTACCGGACGAAGAGTATTTCGGGCCGTTGACCACCATCGTGCGTTATCGCGATTTTGACGAGGCGCTGCAGCTCGCCAACCGGACGCGCTACGGCCTGTCGGTGGGGCTGGTATCGCCGCAGCGCGAGCTGTTCGAGCGGCTGTTGCTGGAAGCGCGCGCCGGCATCGTCAACTGGAACAAGCCGCTGACCGGGGCCTCCAGCGCGGCGCCGTTCGGTGGCGTGGGGGCCTCCGGCAACCATCGCCCAAGCGCCTTCTATGCGGCGGACTATTGCGCCTGGCCGATGGCTTCGCTGGAAAGCGAAAGCCTGTCGCTGCCGGCCACGCTCTCGCCGGGCTTGTCGTTCCGTTAA
- the astB gene encoding N-succinylarginine dihydrolase, producing the protein MSGYEVNFDGLVGPTHHYAGLSFGNEASTLHQNSVSNPKLAAKQGLLKMKVLADLGFQQGVLPPQERPHLPMLRRLGFSGSDEAVLAQAMRQSPRLLSALSSASCMWTANAATVSPSADSADGKVHFTAANLNNKFHRAIEAETTTAVLRAMFSDDRHFAHHEALPQVALFGDEGAANHNRLGGDYAKRSVQVFVYGRQEFGGETAPARYPARQTREAGEAIARLHQLDEQHTVFVQQNPAVIDQGVFHNDVIAVSNQNVLFHHQQAFYRQQQALDEVRRKMATLDSELVAIEVPTERVSVADAVATYLFNSQILTKPNGKMMIVVPEESRQHAGVWRYLNDMVGSGGPIDEIRVFDLRESMRNGGGPACLRLRVALNEQELRAVNPRVMMNDRLFATLNEWVDRHYRDRLTQDDLADPLLLREGREALDALTSILGLGAIYPFQR; encoded by the coding sequence ATGTCAGGATATGAAGTCAATTTCGACGGTTTGGTGGGGCCGACGCACCACTATGCCGGGCTGTCGTTCGGCAACGAGGCGTCAACGCTGCATCAAAACAGCGTATCGAACCCGAAGCTGGCGGCGAAACAAGGTTTGCTGAAAATGAAGGTGCTGGCCGATCTCGGTTTCCAGCAAGGGGTCTTGCCGCCGCAGGAGCGGCCGCATTTGCCGATGCTGCGTCGCCTGGGTTTCAGCGGCAGCGATGAGGCGGTGCTGGCGCAGGCGATGCGTCAGTCGCCGCGCCTGCTGTCGGCGCTCAGCTCGGCGTCGTGCATGTGGACCGCCAATGCGGCCACCGTGTCGCCTTCGGCGGACAGCGCCGACGGCAAGGTGCACTTCACCGCCGCCAACCTGAACAACAAATTCCACCGCGCCATCGAAGCGGAAACCACCACCGCCGTATTGCGGGCGATGTTCAGCGACGATCGGCATTTCGCCCACCACGAGGCGCTGCCGCAGGTGGCGTTGTTCGGCGACGAAGGGGCGGCCAACCATAACCGTTTGGGCGGTGATTACGCCAAGCGCAGCGTGCAGGTGTTCGTCTATGGTCGTCAGGAATTCGGCGGCGAAACGGCGCCGGCGCGTTATCCGGCGCGCCAGACGCGCGAAGCCGGCGAGGCGATCGCTCGCCTGCACCAGTTGGATGAACAGCATACGGTCTTCGTGCAGCAAAACCCGGCGGTGATCGATCAGGGCGTGTTCCATAACGACGTGATTGCGGTCAGCAACCAGAACGTGCTGTTCCATCATCAGCAGGCGTTCTACCGCCAGCAACAGGCGCTGGATGAAGTGCGCCGCAAGATGGCGACGCTGGACAGCGAGCTGGTGGCGATCGAAGTGCCGACAGAGCGCGTCTCGGTAGCGGACGCGGTGGCGACCTATCTGTTCAACAGCCAAATTCTTACCAAACCGAACGGCAAGATGATGATCGTCGTGCCGGAGGAGTCGCGTCAGCACGCCGGCGTGTGGCGTTACCTCAACGACATGGTCGGCAGCGGCGGCCCGATCGATGAAATCCGCGTGTTCGACCTGCGTGAAAGCATGCGCAACGGCGGCGGCCCTGCCTGCCTGCGGTTGCGGGTGGCGCTTAACGAACAAGAGCTGAGAGCGGTCAATCCGCGCGTGATGATGAACGATCGGCTGTTCGCAACGTTGAACGAGTGGGTCGATCGTCATTACCGCGACCGCCTGACGCAGGATGACCTGGCCGATCCGCTGCTGCTGCGCGAAGGGCGCGAGGCGCTGGATGCGTTGACGTCGATCCTCGGTCTCGGCGCCATTTATCCGTTCCAACGCTAA
- a CDS encoding ABC transporter ATP-binding protein — protein MSTEPLVEVKGLKKYFPLRDGLFGRTTGQLKAVDDVSFSIRKGRVFGLVGESGSGKTTVGRTLLGLHDKTAGEVLFKGQALDSLNKDALRALRPKMQLVFQDPYSSLNPRLRVGDAIGEALLQHGLASKAELRERVLDTLAICGLSPQHYGRFPHEFSGGQRQRIGIARALILQPEFIVADEPISALDVSIQAQIINLFSDLQERQGVTLLFISHDLGVVEHLCQDVAVMYLGQIVESADRDSLFRQPLHPYTQALLAAVPTLDAQRSPAWAAGGEPPNPANPPRGCRFHPRCPLATAQCREQAPHLRSVAPGHQVACHVVG, from the coding sequence ATGTCGACTGAACCCTTGGTGGAAGTGAAAGGATTAAAGAAATATTTCCCGCTGCGCGACGGGCTGTTCGGGCGCACCACCGGCCAACTGAAGGCGGTGGACGACGTCAGCTTCAGCATCCGCAAGGGCCGCGTTTTCGGACTGGTGGGCGAGTCCGGCAGCGGCAAAACCACCGTCGGCCGCACGCTGCTCGGCCTGCACGATAAAACCGCCGGCGAGGTGCTGTTCAAAGGGCAGGCGCTGGATAGCCTCAACAAAGACGCGCTGCGCGCCCTGCGGCCGAAAATGCAGCTGGTGTTTCAGGATCCGTACAGCTCGCTGAACCCGCGTCTGCGCGTGGGCGACGCCATCGGCGAAGCGCTGTTGCAGCACGGCCTGGCAAGCAAGGCGGAACTGCGCGAACGGGTGCTCGATACCCTGGCGATCTGCGGGCTGTCGCCGCAGCATTACGGGCGGTTTCCACATGAGTTTTCCGGCGGCCAGCGGCAGCGCATCGGCATCGCGCGCGCGCTGATCCTGCAACCGGAATTTATCGTCGCCGATGAACCGATATCGGCGCTCGACGTGTCGATCCAGGCGCAGATCATCAATCTGTTTTCCGATTTGCAGGAACGGCAGGGGGTGACGCTGCTGTTTATTTCGCACGATCTCGGCGTGGTGGAGCATCTGTGCCAGGACGTGGCGGTGATGTATCTGGGGCAGATCGTCGAGAGCGCCGACCGCGATTCGCTGTTTCGCCAGCCGCTGCATCCCTACACGCAGGCCTTGTTGGCGGCGGTGCCGACGTTGGATGCGCAACGTTCGCCGGCGTGGGCGGCCGGCGGCGAGCCGCCGAACCCCGCCAACCCGCCGCGCGGCTGCCGTTTCCATCCCCGCTGCCCGCTGGCCACGGCGCAATGCCGTGAACAGGCGCCGCATCTGCGCAGTGTGGCTCCCGGCCATCAGGTGGCTTGCCACGTGGTTGGCTAG
- a CDS encoding alpha/beta hydrolase — translation MPKKTVDLSQPHAQHDIRAFLDALNAAGGKPMEQMKPKEARRVLEDAQRSVEVPLREVEISEKTIHVEGQDILLHLVRPARVKEALPVFMFFHGGGWVLGDFPTHERLVRDLVYSSGAAAVFVNYPRSPEAHYPQAINLAYAATEWVAEYGEKINVDGSRLAVVGNSVGGNMAAVVSLMAKEKGIPALRCQILLWPVTHAHFDTDSYHQFAEGHFLTRNMMKWFWDSYAPDKAQRKNIYASPLNATSEQLRGLPPALVQTAELDVLRDEGEAYARLLDAAGVEVTATRYNGLIHDYGLLNPLAHVPAVHSAIHQAGRALKHYLS, via the coding sequence ATGCCCAAGAAAACCGTCGATCTCAGCCAGCCGCACGCCCAACACGACATCCGCGCGTTTCTCGACGCGCTGAATGCCGCCGGCGGTAAACCCATGGAGCAGATGAAGCCCAAAGAGGCGCGCAGGGTTTTGGAGGACGCGCAACGCAGCGTCGAGGTACCGCTGCGCGAGGTGGAAATCAGCGAGAAAACCATCCACGTTGAGGGCCAGGATATTCTGCTGCATCTGGTGCGACCGGCCAGGGTCAAGGAGGCGTTGCCGGTATTCATGTTCTTTCACGGCGGCGGCTGGGTGCTGGGCGATTTTCCCACCCATGAACGGCTGGTGCGCGATCTGGTTTACAGCTCCGGCGCGGCGGCGGTGTTCGTCAACTACCCCCGTTCCCCGGAAGCGCATTACCCACAGGCGATCAATCTGGCCTATGCCGCCACGGAATGGGTGGCCGAGTACGGCGAAAAAATCAACGTCGATGGGTCACGGCTGGCGGTGGTCGGCAACAGCGTCGGCGGCAATATGGCGGCGGTGGTCAGCCTGATGGCCAAAGAGAAAGGCATACCGGCGCTGCGTTGCCAGATCCTGCTGTGGCCCGTCACGCACGCCCATTTTGATACCGATTCCTATCATCAGTTCGCCGAAGGCCATTTCCTGACCCGCAACATGATGAAGTGGTTTTGGGACAGCTATGCGCCCGATAAGGCGCAGCGCAAAAACATCTACGCCTCGCCGCTCAACGCCACGTCGGAACAGCTGCGGGGCTTGCCGCCGGCGCTGGTGCAAACCGCCGAGCTGGACGTGTTGCGCGATGAAGGGGAAGCTTACGCGCGTCTGCTTGACGCCGCCGGCGTCGAGGTCACCGCCACCCGCTACAACGGCCTGATCCACGATTACGGCCTGTTGAATCCGCTCGCCCACGTCCCGGCGGTGCATTCGGCGATCCACCAGGCCGGGCGCGCGTTGAAGCACTATCTGTCCTGA
- a CDS encoding ABC transporter ATP-binding protein, with translation MSQPLVAFDRLSVSFQGEQGPVRAVQQVSLELQAGQTLGIVGESGCGKSVTAMALMGLLPQPLAQVDGGEIRFEGQNLLSLRASKMADLRGNRLAMIFQEPMSALNPVLTLGEQLVEPLIRHLLLSPKAAWRQAVQRLEEVGLARAEALMRCYPHQLSGGMLQRVMIAMAIGCRPALLIADEPTTALDVTVQAQILALLREQSRRHNMAMILITHDLGVIAQMADRLAVMYAGRVVEQGTTREVLAEPRHPYTQGLIASRPVPGQRRRRLYSIPGQVPDLARLPEHCAFAERCAQATARCRDGIPPLYGTQQRQSACFLNAGGRPHVD, from the coding sequence ATGAGTCAACCGCTGGTGGCGTTCGACCGACTGTCGGTGTCGTTTCAGGGCGAGCAGGGGCCGGTGCGGGCGGTGCAGCAGGTCAGCCTGGAACTGCAGGCCGGGCAAACGCTGGGGATCGTCGGCGAATCGGGCTGCGGCAAAAGCGTGACCGCCATGGCGCTGATGGGGCTGTTGCCGCAGCCGCTGGCGCAGGTAGACGGCGGTGAGATTCGCTTTGAAGGGCAAAACCTGCTGTCGCTGCGGGCATCCAAGATGGCGGATCTGCGCGGCAACCGGCTGGCGATGATCTTTCAAGAGCCGATGAGCGCGCTTAATCCGGTGCTGACGCTCGGCGAACAACTGGTGGAGCCGCTGATCAGGCACTTACTTCTGTCGCCGAAAGCGGCCTGGCGTCAGGCGGTGCAACGGCTGGAGGAGGTGGGGTTGGCGCGCGCGGAGGCGCTGATGCGCTGCTACCCGCACCAGCTTTCCGGCGGCATGCTGCAGCGCGTGATGATCGCCATGGCGATAGGGTGCCGGCCGGCGCTGCTGATCGCCGATGAACCGACCACGGCGCTCGACGTCACGGTACAGGCGCAAATCCTGGCGTTGCTGCGCGAGCAGAGCCGGCGACACAATATGGCGATGATCTTGATCACCCACGATCTTGGGGTGATCGCACAAATGGCGGATCGGCTGGCGGTGATGTACGCCGGGCGCGTCGTCGAGCAGGGCACGACGCGGGAAGTGCTGGCCGAACCGCGGCACCCTTATACTCAGGGGCTGATCGCCTCGCGGCCGGTGCCGGGACAGCGGCGTCGCCGTTTGTACTCCATTCCCGGCCAGGTGCCGGATCTGGCGCGGCTGCCTGAACACTGCGCGTTTGCCGAGCGCTGCGCGCAGGCCACCGCGCGCTGCCGCGATGGCATTCCGCCGCTGTACGGGACTCAGCAGCGCCAATCCGCCTGCTTCCTCAACGCCGGAGGGCGCCCGCATGTCGACTGA
- the ompC gene encoding porin OmpC, whose translation MMKRSVLALAVALGAITSFANAAEIYNKDGNKLDLYGRVNAKHYFSDSKSNDGDMTYVRLGFKGETQINDQLTGYGQWEYNVQANHDEAQGTAGTKTRLGFAGLKFGNYGSFDYGRNYGVVYDAEAYTDMLPEFGGDSYSYTDNFMTARSNGLATYRNRDFFGLVEGLNLAVQYQGKNDGDGRSVTKQNGDGYGLSLDYQDIGGTGIGVAAAFSDSNRTSKQKELQYGKGDSATAWTTAVKYDANQVYLAAMYAETRNMTPISVNGTSGFANKTQNFEVVAQYQFENGLRPSVAYVQSKGKDIEGIGDADLVKYVEVGATYYFNKNMYTYVDYQINQLSDDNKLKLANDDIVAVSLTYRF comes from the coding sequence ATGATGAAACGCAGTGTATTAGCCTTAGCTGTCGCCCTCGGGGCGATCACCTCCTTCGCCAACGCGGCTGAAATCTACAATAAGGATGGCAATAAACTCGACCTGTACGGCCGCGTTAACGCCAAGCATTATTTCAGCGACAGTAAGTCCAACGACGGTGATATGACCTATGTTCGCCTGGGCTTCAAAGGCGAAACGCAAATCAATGACCAGTTGACCGGCTACGGCCAGTGGGAATACAACGTCCAGGCCAATCACGACGAAGCGCAGGGCACCGCCGGCACCAAAACGCGTCTGGGCTTCGCGGGGCTGAAATTCGGCAACTACGGTTCTTTCGACTACGGCCGTAACTACGGCGTGGTGTATGACGCCGAGGCTTACACCGACATGCTGCCGGAATTCGGCGGCGACTCCTACAGCTATACCGATAACTTTATGACCGCCCGTTCCAACGGTTTGGCCACCTACCGCAACCGTGATTTCTTCGGTTTGGTGGAAGGCCTGAACCTGGCGGTGCAGTATCAGGGTAAAAACGACGGTGACGGCCGCAGCGTGACCAAGCAAAACGGCGACGGTTACGGCCTGTCTCTGGACTACCAGGACATCGGCGGCACCGGCATCGGCGTAGCGGCGGCGTTCTCTGATTCCAACCGCACCAGCAAGCAAAAAGAGCTGCAGTATGGCAAGGGTGACAGCGCTACCGCCTGGACCACCGCAGTGAAATACGACGCCAACCAGGTTTACCTGGCCGCGATGTATGCCGAAACCCGTAACATGACGCCGATCAGCGTCAACGGCACTTCCGGCTTCGCCAATAAAACGCAAAACTTCGAAGTGGTGGCTCAGTATCAATTCGAGAACGGCCTGCGTCCTTCCGTGGCCTACGTGCAGTCCAAAGGCAAAGATATCGAAGGGATCGGTGATGCCGACCTGGTGAAATACGTGGAAGTGGGGGCGACTTACTACTTCAACAAAAATATGTACACCTACGTCGATTATCAAATCAACCAGCTGAGCGACGATAACAAACTGAAACTGGCCAACGATGATATCGTTGCCGTCAGCCTGACGTATCGTTTCTAA
- the astE gene encoding succinylglutamate desuccinylase: MIDLLPLTLEGNEPVEWQGETPQLRWRWQGEGVLELTPRQPYRQAMVMSAGVHGNETAPIELLNQLVGDLLAGRLPLTARLLVVLGNPAAMRAGKRYLHSDMNRMFGGRYRNFAASGETVRAQQLERALAAFFDGEQAARFHYDLHTAIRESRLPRFGILPFQKRPYSEPMLKLLDAADLDALVVHSAPGGTFSHYSSEHLNAASCTLELGKARPFGSNDLQQFATIDRALRAAVSEGALPARAGAEIRVFRVMHSLIKHSEDFKLHLDDDTANFTELEPGMLLCEQPQEDYRVGQEGAWILFPNPSVALGLRAGMLLSEVSRSTLY; encoded by the coding sequence ATGATCGATCTACTGCCCCTGACGCTGGAAGGGAACGAACCCGTCGAATGGCAAGGTGAAACACCGCAGCTGCGGTGGCGCTGGCAGGGGGAAGGGGTGCTGGAGCTTACGCCGCGACAGCCTTACCGCCAGGCGATGGTGATGTCGGCGGGCGTGCACGGCAATGAAACCGCGCCGATTGAGCTGCTCAATCAGCTGGTCGGCGATCTCCTTGCCGGCCGGTTGCCGCTGACGGCGCGACTGTTGGTGGTGTTGGGCAACCCGGCGGCGATGCGGGCCGGCAAGCGTTATCTGCACAGCGATATGAACCGCATGTTTGGCGGCCGCTACCGCAACTTCGCCGCCAGCGGCGAAACCGTGCGCGCGCAGCAGTTGGAGCGTGCGCTCGCCGCCTTTTTCGATGGGGAGCAGGCGGCGCGTTTCCATTACGATTTGCACACCGCCATCCGCGAATCGCGTTTGCCGCGTTTCGGCATTCTGCCCTTTCAGAAACGCCCGTACAGTGAGCCGATGTTGAAGCTGCTGGATGCCGCCGATCTGGATGCGTTGGTGGTACACAGTGCGCCGGGCGGGACGTTTAGCCATTACTCCAGCGAACATCTCAATGCGGCGAGCTGTACGCTCGAGCTGGGCAAGGCGCGGCCGTTCGGCAGCAACGATCTGCAGCAGTTCGCCACCATCGATCGCGCTCTGCGGGCGGCGGTCAGCGAAGGGGCGCTGCCGGCGCGTGCGGGCGCCGAGATTCGGGTTTTCCGTGTGATGCACTCGTTGATCAAGCACAGCGAAGATTTCAAACTGCATCTGGACGATGACACGGCCAACTTCACCGAGCTGGAACCGGGCATGTTGCTGTGCGAGCAGCCGCAGGAGGACTATCGCGTCGGCCAGGAGGGGGCGTGGATACTGTTCCCTAACCCCAGCGTGGCGTTGGGCCTGCGTGCCGGCATGTTGTTGAGCGAAGTTTCCCGCTCTACGCTGTATTGA
- a CDS encoding aspartate aminotransferase family protein, translated as MEQPIAVTRQSFDDWMVPVYAPADFILVRGEGSQVWDQQGKSYIDFAGGIAVNALGHAHPAVKAALVEQAGKLWHLGNGYTNEPVLRLAKKLIDATFADKVFFCNSGAEANEAALKLARKHAHDQHGAGKDQIVAFNNAFHGRTLFTVSAGGQPKYSQDFAPLPGGITHTPYNDLAAAAELINDRTCAVIVEPIQGEGGVLPAEASFLQGLRELCDRHNALLIFDEVQTGVGRTGHLYAYMQYGVVPDVLTTAKALGGGFPIGAMLTTDALAKTLGVGTHGTTYGGNPLATAVAGEVFSIINTPEVLEGVKQRHQWFIDGLNDINRQYPIFAEIRGGGLLIGCQLKKDYAGKAKQITQLANEEGVIALIAGPDVVRFTPSLIIPEQDVKEGLARFARAVARICS; from the coding sequence ATGGAACAGCCAATCGCAGTTACCCGCCAGTCTTTCGATGACTGGATGGTCCCGGTTTATGCCCCTGCCGATTTTATTCTGGTGCGTGGCGAAGGATCGCAGGTGTGGGATCAGCAGGGTAAGTCTTACATCGATTTCGCCGGCGGCATCGCGGTTAACGCGTTGGGCCATGCGCACCCGGCGGTCAAGGCGGCGCTGGTGGAGCAGGCGGGCAAACTGTGGCATCTGGGCAATGGTTATACCAACGAACCGGTACTGCGTCTGGCCAAAAAACTGATCGACGCCACGTTCGCCGACAAGGTGTTTTTCTGTAATTCGGGTGCAGAAGCCAACGAAGCGGCGCTGAAACTGGCGCGCAAGCATGCGCACGACCAACACGGCGCCGGTAAAGATCAGATTGTGGCGTTCAACAACGCGTTCCACGGCCGTACGCTGTTCACCGTTTCCGCCGGCGGCCAGCCGAAATATTCGCAGGATTTTGCGCCGCTGCCGGGCGGCATCACCCATACGCCGTATAACGATCTGGCCGCAGCGGCCGAGCTTATCAACGATCGCACCTGCGCGGTGATCGTTGAGCCGATCCAGGGCGAGGGCGGCGTGCTGCCGGCGGAGGCCAGTTTCCTGCAGGGGCTGCGTGAACTGTGCGATCGCCATAACGCGCTGCTGATCTTCGACGAAGTGCAGACTGGCGTCGGCCGCACCGGCCACCTGTATGCCTACATGCAGTACGGCGTGGTGCCGGACGTGCTGACGACCGCCAAAGCGCTGGGCGGCGGCTTCCCGATCGGCGCGATGCTGACCACCGATGCGCTGGCGAAAACGCTGGGCGTCGGCACCCACGGCACCACCTACGGCGGCAACCCGCTGGCGACGGCGGTGGCGGGGGAAGTGTTCTCCATCATCAACACGCCGGAAGTGCTGGAAGGCGTCAAGCAACGTCACCAGTGGTTCATCGACGGGTTGAACGACATCAACCGCCAGTACCCGATCTTCGCCGAGATCCGCGGGGGCGGTTTGCTGATCGGCTGCCAATTGAAGAAAGATTATGCCGGCAAAGCGAAGCAGATCACCCAACTGGCCAACGAAGAAGGCGTTATCGCGCTGATCGCCGGCCCGGACGTGGTGCGTTTCACGCCGTCGCTGATCATCCCTGAGCAGGATGTGAAAGAGGGGCTGGCGCGATTCGCGCGCGCCGTGGCGCGCATTTGCAGCTAA
- the astA gene encoding arginine N-succinyltransferase: protein MMIIRPIERRDLADLLTLAGKSGIGLTSLPQNEDTLSARIERALKTWQGELPQSDQCYLFVLEDSERRQAVGVCAIEVAVGLAEPWYSFRVGTQVHASKQLNVYKSVPTLFLSNDHTGHSELCTLFLDPDYRHGENGKLLSKVRFLFIAAFRERFSRRLIAEMRGFSDENGRSPFWESVGHRFFSIEFAKADYLSGTGQKAFIAELMPKHPLYVDFLAEDAQKVIGEVHPQTLPARRLLEAEGLSYQGYVDIFDGGPTLEAEIDHIRAVKQSRLVKVVLDDTPMRADAPVHLVANDNYQNYRALLVNADLYDDRLHINAATAAALGVEQGSPVRVLPLIAQEKA from the coding sequence ATGATGATTATTCGCCCTATAGAGCGTCGCGATCTGGCGGATTTACTGACGCTTGCCGGTAAATCCGGCATCGGTCTCACTTCACTGCCGCAGAATGAAGATACCTTGTCGGCACGCATTGAGCGGGCGTTAAAAACCTGGCAAGGCGAACTTCCGCAAAGTGACCAGTGTTATTTGTTCGTGTTGGAAGACAGCGAGCGCCGGCAGGCGGTGGGGGTCTGCGCGATCGAAGTGGCCGTCGGCCTGGCGGAACCCTGGTACAGCTTCCGCGTCGGCACGCAGGTGCACGCTTCCAAACAGCTGAACGTCTATAAATCGGTGCCGACGCTGTTCCTCAGCAACGACCATACCGGGCATTCGGAACTGTGCACGCTGTTCCTCGATCCGGATTATCGCCACGGCGAGAACGGCAAACTGCTGTCGAAGGTGCGTTTCCTGTTTATCGCCGCGTTCCGTGAACGCTTCTCCCGCCGTCTGATCGCCGAGATGCGCGGTTTCTCCGATGAAAACGGCCGGTCGCCGTTCTGGGAGAGCGTCGGCCACCGTTTCTTCTCCATCGAGTTCGCCAAGGCGGACTACCTGAGCGGCACCGGGCAAAAGGCGTTTATCGCCGAGCTGATGCCGAAACACCCGTTGTATGTCGATTTTCTGGCCGAAGATGCGCAGAAAGTGATTGGCGAAGTGCACCCGCAAACCCTGCCGGCGCGCCGGTTGCTGGAGGCGGAAGGCCTGAGCTATCAGGGCTACGTCGATATCTTCGACGGCGGTCCGACGCTGGAAGCGGAGATCGACCATATCCGCGCGGTCAAGCAGAGCCGCCTGGTGAAAGTGGTGCTGGATGACACGCCGATGCGCGCCGATGCGCCGGTGCATCTGGTGGCCAACGACAACTATCAGAATTACCGCGCACTGTTGGTCAATGCCGATCTGTATGACGACCGCCTGCATATCAACGCCGCCACCGCTGCGGCGCTGGGCGTCGAACAGGGCAGCCCGGTGCGGGTGCTCCCCCTTATTGCACAGGAGAAAGCATGA